Within Stella humosa, the genomic segment GAGCCTCACGATCACTGGCCTGGTCCGCGTTCGCTCGCCACTACTAACGGAGTCTCGGTTGATGTCCTTTCCTCCGGTTACTGAGATGTTTCAGTTCACCGGGTTCGCCTCGCCGACCTATGTATTCAGTCGGCGATCACCCTTGCGGGCGGGGTTTCCCCATTCGGAAATCCACGGATCAACGGGCGCTCGCCCCTCCCCATGGCTTATCGCAGCGTGCTACGTCCTTCATCGCCTCTCAGTGCCAAGGCATCCACCAGATGCCCTTATTGACGCTTGGTCCCAGCAGATCATGTCCCGCACGGAGAAGAGCCTCCGCAACAGGAACCATCGATCACCAAGACACATTCCGCGCTCCGGACCAACCTCACCACCCCCTCGGCAAGAGGATATGGCAAGACAGCGAGGCCCAGAGCGCCTCGGTCATTCGTTAACCCCTATTCACGATGTCCAACATTCCAGGACCAGCCCGCCAAAGGCGGTGCTGCCCGAACCGATTTCTTCCTTAGAGGAACCATCACCCGCGTCACCCGGACCGGCACTCGATCGTCCCCGCGGACGACGGCGCCTGGTGGAGGCGGACGGGATCGAACCGACGACCCCCTGCTTGCAAAGCAGGTGCTCTCCCAGCTGAGCTACGCCCCCGCTCGGGCACCGATCTCGACGCTTGGTCGGGATCAGCTGCGGCATGCCGCAGGCCAGCTCGTCTGGTGGGCCAGGGAGGACTCGAACCTCCGACCTCACGCTTATCAAGCGCGCGCTCTAACCAACTGAGCTACTAGCCCGGTCATGATCGAAGATCCAGCCGATCGGCATCCACCAGGTCATGCGACCCCGCGGACAGCCATCCAGGCCGTCTTCTTGGTTCCTCTCAGGAAGGGATGCGCCGGCGGCGGCACCGAGCCGAACGACCGACTTCAGACATCGAGGCCATAAGGCCCCGACCGGACGACCGTCCAGCCATTTGTTTTGTGTACCGGGCATGAGATCCAAGGAACGGTCGGCTTGCACCGAAGTCCAGGCGATCCTCCATGCTCGATCCAGAAAGGAGGTGATCCAGCCGCAGGTTCCCCTACGGCTACCTTGTTACGACTTCACCCCAGTCGCTGACCCTACCGTGGTCGGCTGCCTCCTTGCGGTTAGCCCACCGGCTTCAGGTAAAACCAACTCCCATGGTGTGACGGGCGGTGTGTACAAGGCCCGGGAACGTATTCACCGCGGCATGCTGATCCGCGATTACTAGCGATTCCAGCTTCATGCACTCGAGTTGCAGAGTACAATCCGAACTGAGACGGCTTTTAGTGGATTGGCTCCGGGTCGCCCCATTGCGTCCTACTGTCACCGCCATTGTAGCACGTGTGTAGCCCAGCCCGTAAGGGCCATGAGGACTTGACGTCATCCCCGCCTTCCTCCGGCTTGTCACCGGCAGTTTCCCCAGAGTGCCCAGCCCTACCTGATGGCAACTGAGGATGAGGGTTGCGCTCGTTGCGGGACTTAACCCAACATCTCACGACACGAGCTGACGACAGCCATGCAGCACCTGTGTGGAAGCCAGCCGAACTGAAGGACCCGATCTCTCAGACCCAAACTTCCCATGTCAAGAGCTGGTAAGGTTCTGCGCGTTGCGTCGAATTAAACCACATGCTCCACCGCTTGTGCGGGCCCCCGTCAATTCCTTTGAGTTTTAACCTTGCGGCCGTACTCCCCAGGCGGAATGCTTCATGCGTTAGCGGCGACACTGAAACCCTAGGGGTCCCAACGTCTAGCATTCATCGTTTACGGCGTGGACTACCAGGGTATCTAATCCTGTTTGCTCCCCACGCTTTCGCGCCTCAGCGTCAGTATCGGTCCAGAGAGCTGCCTTCGCCATTGGTGTTCTTCCCAATATCTACGAATTTCACCTCTACACTGGGAATTCCACTCTCCTCTCCCGAACTCTAGCACACCAGTCTCGAACGCAGTTCCCAGGTTGAGCCCGGGGCTTTCACGCCCGACTTGATGCGCCGCCTACGCGCCCTTTACGCCCAGTCATTCCGAACAACGCTAGCCCCCTTCGTATTACCGCGGCTGCTGGCACGAAGTTAGCCGGGGCTTCTTCTCCCACTACCGTCATCATCGTCGTGGGCGAAAGAGCTTTACAACCCGAAGGCCTTCATCACTCACGCGGCATTGCTGGATCAGGCTTGCGCCCATTGTCCAATATTCCCCACTGCTGCCTCCCGTAGGAGTCTGGGCCGTGTCTCAGTCCCAGTGTGGCTGATCATCCTCTCAGACCAGCTACGGATCACAGGCTTGGTAGGCCGTTACCCCACCAACTACCTAATCCGACGCGGGCTCCTCCAGCAGCAGCAAGCCTTTCCCCCGAGGGGCGTATGCGGTATTAGCCTCAGTTTCCCGAGGTTATCCCCCACTGCTGGGCAGATTCCCACGCGTTACTCACCCGTGCGCCACTAATGGCCGAAGCCATTCGTTCGACTTGCATGTGTTAGGCATGCCGCCAGCGTTCGTTCTGAGCCAGGATCAAACTCTCAAGTTCAATCCCCAATCCAATCCATCAAGCCCGAAGACCCAAAGAACCAGACCAGAAATACAAGAGCATGCTCCCGATCTACGCGTCTATTCTCAAGATACGCAGGACAGTTGCAGTACCCCTCATGGCACCGCCGCCCGCGCATCCCTTCCTTCTATTCCAACGATGTCCAAGAACTTCTTCGTATTCGGTCCAGAGCGTGTCCGCTCCGGGAGGCGGGCTTTTACAGGGCGGCTCGTTTGCCGTCAAGTAACTTTCCGCCGCCGCTTCGTCTTTTTCTTTCAGACCCGGGAGAACCCGGAGACGATTGAAAACCGGCCCCCGGAGTTCGGGGCCGGCACGCATCACCAAGCAATGTTTGCTAGGCGTCACGCGACGCAGGACCGAGAACATAGGGATGGGGTTTGGACCTGTCCACCCCTTTTTTCATCAATCCGTCACCAGAGCCCCAGGCGACGCAGCTCCTCCACCAATTCCGGCGGCAGGCTGTCGCCCTGCCCCGGGCCGTTTCCGGTCATGTCCGGCGGGGCATCGGCGGCCGGCAGGTAGCGCCATCCCTGGAACGGGCGAATGCTGCGCGGCGCCGTCGGCACCAGCTCGGGGTCCAGCATGATGCGGCATCGCGGCCGCTCCTGCTCGTCGGAATCGGTCTCGAAGCCAATCAGCCGCTGGCGCGCCTGGAGGCGTCCGCGGATCGACCAGTAGATGGAGCCGCCTTCCAGCAGCTCATCCGCACGCTTCGGCGTGCTGCGCGTCACATGCCAGACGGCGCCGTGGGCGGCCAGCCGGCGTGCCTGGAAGCCCGCCAGGTCGGCGACGTCGTCCGACCCGACGGAGAGCTTCATCAGGTGCAGGGTCGCGGCCATGGCGCCTCAGGGGCCCGGGAAATAGCCGAGGAACCGCCACCAGAGGTAGTTCAGGGGCACCAGCAGCAATATGGTCGGCACGAGGACGGCCAGCGAGACGCGCGCCGCCTGCCCCATGCGCACGCGGCCCAGTTGCAGGGCGACCACGATCGGCGGCGCCTGGTAGGGCAGGATGACGGTCGAGAAGCCGATCACCTGCGTCATCAGCACGGTCAGCAACGGCAGGCCGGAGGCAGCCGCCAGGTCGGTCGCCAGCGGCGTCATCACCGCCGGCACGCCCGGAAAGGTCGTCGCGAGCGCCAGCAACGCAGCCGAGGCCGACAGCGACACGAAATTGGTGAAGTCCGCCCCCGGCTGCAACGGCAGGATCGACAGCAGCCCGCCGCTGACCAGGGCCCCCACCCCGCTTTGCGCCACCATGGTGCCGAGGCCGAGGATCCCCGCCACATACAGGGTCGATGCGAAATTGACCTCCTTGGCGAAGGCCGGTGCGGGCAGCAGGTTGATCCCGGGCAGCAGGCACGCCACCCCCGCCGCCATGCCGATCCAGCCGGCATTGATGCCGTGCAGGAAATCCGTCACCCAGAAGCCGAGGGCGACGGCCAGGATGACCGATAACTTCTTCTCGTCCAGGCTCATGGGCCCACGCCCGGGCAGCGGCGCCGGCGCCACCGGGCGATCGCGGAACAGCATGCGCACGGCCAGGACGATGCAGACCGCCTTCAGCAGGCCGGTTATCGGGAAATGCAGCTTCAGGTACTGCCCGTAGGTGAGCGTGACGCCGTGCAGGGCTTCGGCCGCCCCCACCAGCACCATGTTCGGCACATTGGCCGGCAGGATCGTGCAGGGCACCATGAAGCTGGTAATGGCGAGCGTGACCGCCATGCCGGTACGCCCCGGCCGCCCCTCCACGAAGCCCATGCGGTCGGCCAGCGCCAGGATGACCGGCATCAGCAGGATGATGCGCCCCATTGTGGATGGCATGACGAAGGCCAAGGCCACCGCGACGGCCGCCACGCCGGCCAGCGCCCGGGTATAGGACGCGCCGAACAGGGGCAGGATGGCGACGGCCAGCCGTTCCCCCAGCCCCGTTCGCTGCATCACCGTACCGATGATGAGGCCGCCGAAGACCAGCCACATGGCCGTCGCCTCGAACCCGGCGAAGGCAACGCCGGGCGGGGCCACCTTCAGCAGGACGGCCAGCGTCATGAACAGCAGCGCCGTCACGTGCTCGGGCATGGCGCCCGTCGCCCACAGGCCGATGGTGAAGAAGGCGAGCGCGCCCGCATGCATGGTGGCGGCCGTGGCCCCGACAGGCGGCGGCAGGAACGCGATGATGAGCGCCAGTACCGCCAGGAACGGGATGACGCGGCCGGGAAGCAGAAGACGGCTAATGACGTTTGCTCGCCAATGCGCGGGCCACGCGGGACCCGCTGGGACGCCCGAGATGGGCCGATATCCGGTCGCCCGCAGCGGCCAGCCGGTCGATGTCGACCCCGGTCGAGATGCCGAGACCGTTCAGCAGATACAGCACGTCTTCGCTGGCGACGTTGCCGGTCGCCCCCTTGGCATAGGGGCAGCCGCCCAGCCCGGCGACCGAGCTGTCGACGACGGCCACGCCGCGCTCCAGCGAGGCCAGGATGTTGGCCAGTGCCTGGCCATAGGTGTCGTGGAAATGCACCGCCAGGCGATCGACCGGCACCAGGGGGGCGACCGCATCCAGCATCGCCAGCACCTGGGCCGGCGTACCGACGCCGATGGTATCGCCGAGCGACACCTCGTAGCAGCCGAGTGCCGCCAGCCGGTCCGCGACCATCGCCACGTCGGCCGGCGCCACCGGGCCTTCATAGGGACAGGCGACGACACAGGAGATGTAGCCCCGCACCCGCAGCCCGGCTGCCAGCGCACGCTCGGCCACCGGCGCAAAACGGGCGAAGCTCTCGTCGATGGAGCAGTTGGTGTTGCGCTGCGCGAAGGATTCCGAGGCCGCGGCAAAGATCGCGACCTCCTCCACTCCGGACTTAAATGCCTCTTCCAAGCCTTTGATATTCGGCACCAGAACGGGATACGACACCCCCGGTCGCCGCTGGATGCCGGCCAGCACCATCGCGGTATCGGCCATCTGCGGCACCCACTTCGGCGACACGAAGCTGCCGGACTCGACGACCGCAAGCCCGGCATCGGCCAAAGCGTCGATCAGGGCGATCTTGACGGCGGCGGGCACCGGCTGGGCCTCGTTCTGCAGGCCGTCACGCGGCCCCACCTCCACCATCCGTACAGACTTCGGCAGCATCATGCTGAAAACCCCACGACTTCGACGGCCGATTCCTGGAGCAGCCCGATGTGCCCCGGCAGCGCCTCCAGCCGCGCCATCCATCGGGCGATGCCCGGCATTCCGTCGAGGCTGAAGCCCCCCTCGGCCGCCACATGGGTATAGGCGTAGAGCGCAATGTCGGCGATCGTCGGGGCATCCCCGACCAGCCAGCGGGCCCGGCCCAGCCGCTCTTCCATCACCGCCAGTGCCTGGACGCCGCGCGGGTGGTTGCGGCGCACCCGCTCGTCGTCGAAGGCGTCGCGGCTGGGGGCATAGGCGAGCAGATAGCGATTCACCGCGATATAGGGCTCGTGGCTGTACTGCTCGAAGAACATCCAGCGCAGCACCTCCGCCTGGTCCCAGGCCGCGTCCGGCCAGTAGCGCGTGCCGTTGGCGAAGAATTGCAGGATCGCACCCGATTCCGCCAGCAGCCGGCCATCCTCAAGCTGCACCGCCGGCACCTTGCCGATCGGGTTGAGGACACGGAAGGCTGCGGTCGAGGGCTCCCCCCGGGTCTGGGCGACGTCGACCCGGCGATGGGCCAAGCCCAGCCACGACCAAAGGAGGCGCACCTTGTAGACGTTGCCCGAGTCGAGATTGCCCCACAGGGTCAGCACGCCCCGCCCCCGTTTGACGCATCGGTCGCCGAATCCGGCGCCGCCAGTTCGACCAGTTCGGCGCCCTCGTCCACCAGGTCGCCCTCGCCGTAGCGCAGCCGGCCGACCACGCCGTCGGCCGGCGCGCGGATAGTATGCTCCATCTTCATCGCCTCCAGCACCAGGAGGGCCTGCCCGCGCGCCACGGCATCGCCGGCCGCCACGAGCAACCGCGTCACCCGCCCCGGCATCGGTGCCGTCAGCCGGCCGGTGCCGGCCTCTGCGGCAGCCGGCGGCGCCAGCGGGTCGATGACGACGAAGCGCCGAGACCCGGCCGGGCCAAAGACATGCAACTGGTCTCCGGTCGCGACAACGGACCGGCTGAGCCGCCGGCCATCGAGCGTGATGGCCAAGCGACCGTCGAGCCCCCGTGTCGCGGTCGCCTCCCCGCCCTGCCCGCCGATCTCCAGCCGCCAGCCGTCCTCGCGATAGACGACATCCACGGCCACCCGCTCGTCGCCATCCTGCAACAGGATGCGCCGGCGGGCCCGCTCGCCGATCCGCCAGCCGTCGCGCATCGCCCAGGGCGACGGATCGGCCGCCGCGGCCGCCTGCTCGGACAGCAACACGTGCAGGACGGCCGCCGCCACCTCCTCGCGGGCGGGCGGGTCAGACGCGGGCAGCAGGTCGCCGGCATGGCGGGCAATGAAGCCGGTGTCGAGTTCGGCTGCGGCAAAGGCCGGATGACCGACCAGTCGCACCAGGAAATCCCGGTTGGTGGTGACCCCGGCGATCTCGGTCGCCGCCAGCGCCGCCCCCAGCCGGCGGATCGCCTCGCCACGGTCGCGGCCGTGGGCGACGATCTTGGCGATCATGGCGTCGTAGTGGACCGAGACCGCATCGCCCGCGGCCACGCCGGCATCGACCCGCACGCCCTCGCCCGCCACCGGCAGCCGCAGATGGGCGAGCCGACCGGTGGCCGGGCGGAAATCATGGGCCGGGTCCTCGGCATAGAGCCGCGCCTCCACGGCATGGCCGTGGATGGCCAGATCGGCCTGGCCGAGCGGCAAGGGCTCGCCCGCCGCCACCCGCAGCTGCCATTCGACGAGGTCGAGCCCGGTGATCATCTCGGTCACCGGGTGTTCCACCTGCAGGCGGGTGTTCATCTCCATGAACCAGAACTGCTCGCCCTCGGCGATGAACTCTACCGTGCCGGCGCCGCGATAGCCGATGGCGCGCGCAGCGGCCGTCGCAGCCGCCCCCATGGCCTGTCGGCGTTCGGCGGTCATGCCGGGTGCCGGCGCCTCCTCGATCACCTTCTGGTGGCGGCGCTGGATGGAACAGTCGCGCTCGAACAGGTGGATGGCCGCTCCGTGGCCGTCGGCGAAGACCTGCATCTCGATATGGCGGGGCCGGGTCAGGTACTTCTCGATCAGCAGGCGGCCGTCGCCGAAGGCGGACGCTGCCTCGCGCGCCGCCCCCTCGATGGCAACCGCCAGGTCGTCCGGCCGCTCCACCACGCGCATGCCGCGACCGCCGCCGCCGGCCGATGCCTTCACCAGGATGGGATAGCCGATGTCTTCGGCCGCGGCCGCGATCACCGCCAGGCTCTGGTCACTGCCATGATAGCCAGGCACCACCGGAACGCCGGCCGCCTCCATCAGAGCCTTGGCGGCACTCTTGGAGCCCATGGCGCGGATCGCACCCGGCGGCGGGCCGACGAAGACGGCGCCGGCGGCGGCCACCGCCTCGGCGAAGTCCGCGTTCTCGGACAGGAAGCCATAGCCGGGATGGACGGCCTCTGCCCCCGAAGCCCGGATCGCCGCCACCAGGGCCGGGATCGACAGGTAGCTGTCGCGCGCCGGCGCGGGCCCGATCGGCCAGGCCTCGTCGGCCACGCGGACGTGGAGGGCGTTGCGGTCGGCCTCGGAATATACGGCGATGGTGCGCAGCCCCATGCGCCGGGCCGTCGCCATCACCCGGCAGGCGATCTCGCCGCGATTGGCGACCAGGACCGAGCGGAACATGTCGGCGGCCACGGTCGATCAGGCCGGGCGCCAGGATGGGCGCCGCTTCTCCAGGAAGGCGGCCACGCCCTCCCGCCCTTCCTCGCCCGCGCGCAGGCCGGCTATGCGGCCGGCCGTGTCCTCGACCAGGGCATCGTCGACGGGGGCGCCCGCCACCCGCGCGATCAGCCGCTTGGAGGCCGCCTGGGCCAGGGTGCCGCCCTGGGCCAGCGATTCCAGCAGTCGCCGGCCGGTCGCTTCCAGTTCCTCGCGGGCGGCGATCTCATGCACCAGGCCGATTCGTCGCGCCTCGCCGGCGTCGAAGCGCTCCGCGGTCAGGAAGTAGCGCCGCGCCTGGCGGGCGCCGATGGCCGCCACGACATAGGGGCTGATGGCGGCCGGCAGCAGGCCGAGCCGCACTTCGGAGAGGGAAAAGGCGGCCTCCGGCACCGCGACCGCGATGTCGCAGCAGGCGACCAGCCCGACTCCGCCGCCATAGGCCGGCCCCTGGACCAGCGCCACCGTCGGCTGCGGCAGGCCATCCAGGGTCCGCAGCATGCGGGCGAGCGCGCGCGCATCCCCGAGGTTCTGGGCCTCGGAGTATCCGGCCGTGCGCTTCATCCAGTTGAGGTCGGCGCCGGCCGAGAAGCTGCGGCCGTTGGCGCACAGCAGCACCGCGCGCACGGCCGGGTCGGCCGCCAGCCGCTCGAATATGCCGGTCAGCTCGGCGATCAGCCGGTCGTCGAAGGCGTTATGCACCTCGGGCCGATTGAGGGTGACGCGGGCGACATGCCCGCTGACGGAGACGAGGACGGTGCCGGCCATCGCTGCGCTTGCCCTTCGACAAGGGAGAAACCCTCGATCGTCGGGCCGGCGCGCCGTCCACCGGTGCCACCCGCCCTCGATCGCCCCGGACGATGTTCGCCCAAGGGGGACGCGTCAAGAGGATGACGCGTCAAGAGCGGGCGACGAACCGGCGCCGGTTCAGCCGGCGGCGATCTTGTCGCCGCAGGCCGATGCGACCTGGCGGCTCGGATCCTTGCTGCCCGGCATGGTCGCCCAGCCGTTCTTCATCACGATATCGGCCCGGCCATAGGAGGAGGCTGCCTTCAGCGCGGTCACCCGCTCGGCCACCTGGGGATCGCGCTTCGACTGGTCGACACAGATGTTGGTCAGGGCCGATACCACGGCGGTGTCGGAACGGTCGGTCGCCTGCTGGCGCGCCGTGCCGCCGGTCACCCAGCCGCCCCAAGAGAAACCCACGATCGCGACCGCGACGGCACCGATAAAGGCACCATAGACACCAGGACGAACCCAGTCGGGAGTCTTCATCATCTGCAATCCTTCAAAAAAAGCATCAAGTAGAATGTGCGCATCTACGTCGGCGATCATAGCACGCCGCGGGCTGGTACTTATGGTACTATTTGGCAAGGCGCACCCGGCGCCGTCGCGACCGGGCGTGGCGGCGCGCCCCCGATCGCCGGGCGATTGCACGGGCCGGCCCCTGGAATTGCGGGTTCGGCTTGCAACCGCGGCGGCGACGTGCCACATGCTGCGCCAGCTTCGGGTGACAGGTCCGCGGTCGGTATCTCCGTGGCTGTTCGATCCGTTGCACCCCTATGGCGGGGCACCCGTTCCCGCCGGCGTCCTTCCCCAGGATCGATGCCCCACCTACCGGGCGCCCGCCGGGCGCCTGCGTCGCCGATGGCGGCGCCGACAGAAAGGCGAACATGCAGGTTTTTGTTCGGGATAACGACGTCAACGGCGCCCTTCGCGTCCTCAAGAAGAAGATGCAGCGCGAAGGCGTCTTCCGGGAGATGAAGCAGCGCCGGGCCTACGAGAAGCCCTCCGAGCGCGCCGCGCGGGAAAAGGCGGAAGGCGTTCGTCGCCGCCGCAAGGCCCTGCGCAAGCGTCTGGAGCGCGAGGGCTACTGAGCCGCGGTCGGTAGGAGGCCGCCGGCATGGCTCCCCCACCGAAACCGCGCGGCCGCGGTGCGATCCAGCCCCGGCCGTCCCGCGCCTTCGAGGCCCCGGCGGCGATCGAGCTGTTCCGGGTCATCGGACGGCGCCCGAGCGCCGTGTGGGTCGACAATTCGGGCGCACTCGCCAGTGCCGGGCCGAACAGCCAGCGGCTGCGCGAGCCGGTGTGCTGGCGCACGCGCACCAATGCGGGCGACCAGATCCAGGAACGGGTGGGCGGCTTCTTCGTCGTGACGGCGAGCGATTCCTGCCATCCGATCCTGCTGTGCCCGCCAGAGCCGTTGCAGCCCGACACGGCCTTCGTCCATGCCCAGGCGGCCCAGGCGCGCGATGTCGCCCGGGTAGCCGAACTGGTCGCCGAGGGCAAGCTGATCGAGGTCGTCGGGCGCCGCCCGAAGACCCCGCCATCGCGTCCCGGCGACACGTTGCTGCCCGAGGACCACCCGCTGATCGTCGAGCAGCGGCCGGACGTGCTCGACGAGACGCCGGCCTTCCCGCGCCGCGCCGGCAGCGGCCGAAGCTGGTCCTGACTATCCGCCGGCCGCCGGCATGACCGGCGCCGGCCGGACGGCGGCGAACGGCACCATCCGTCCCGCCGCCTCGTCCCATAGCGCATAGCGCCAGGCGCCGAGCCCGTCGCGCAGCGACAGCGTGGCGACGCCGTGCAGGGCGGGGTTCGCCTCGTGGCACGCGCGCAGCCGATAGTTCGGGATGCGCGGGTTCAGGTGGTGGACGTGGTGGAAGCCGATATTGGCCGTGAACCAGCGGAGCACCATCGGCAGGCGCAGGAACGACGAGCCCGCCACCGCCGCGTCGCGCGCCGTCCAGTCCCGCCCCCGCGCCCACAGGGTGCGCTCGAAGCGGTGCTGCACCGAGAAGAGCCAGACCCCGACGATCGAGGCCACCACCATCACCGGCAGGTGGACCAGCGCCACCCGGCCGAAGCCGAACGCCATCCCCGCCGCCCCCAGCACCGCCAGCAGCGCCAGGTTGGTGGCGTGGACGCCCCGCCGCTCGGCCCGCCAGTCCGCCGGCGCGTCGAACGGCAGGCGGTAGAGCACGAGGAAGACGATCGGCGGCAGCAGCAGGTTGGCAACCAGCGGGTGCCGCAGCAGCCGATGGTTGCGCCGGGCGCGCGGCCCCAGGCGGGCATATTCGTCCACGGTCAGGCACGAGGAATAGATGTCGAGCCCGCTGTCGCGCCGGTCGAGGTTGTTCCAGACCGCGTGATGGCCGGCATGCTGGCGGCGCCACATGCGGTACGGCGTCATCGTGCACAATCCGCACACGGCCCCCAGCCAGTCGTTCGCCCGCCGCGAGCGGAAGAAGGCGCCGTGCCCGCAATCATGCTGGATGATGAATATCCGCACGAGGAAGCCCGCCGTCGGGACCGCCAGCAGCAGCAGGATGGGCCAGGCCGCCGGATAGGCCCCGGCCAGCCAGTACATGGCCGCCAGCAGCAGCAGGAAACCGCCAAAAGAGGTCGCCACCTGGGCGAGGCTGCGCCGCAGGACCGGCGCTCGGAACGGCTGGAGGTCGAGTGCCGGATGGGTCCCGGCCTTCGTCGCTGCATCCATGGATTGTCATCCGATCCCGGACCCGGCGGCCGATGATCGTGGCACCGCCCTTGTCCGATGGCAGGCAGCATACTTCATAAGCAGGACGGATGGCGCGGGAATGCCGATCGGCTGCATTCCGCCGCCTGCCGGGGAGAGGACCATCCATCCGATGACCGTCGAAATCCACTGGGGCAGTGGCAGCCCCTACGCCTGGCGCGTGCTGCTGGCAGCCGAATTGAAGGGCGTGCCCTACGAGTCGCACCTGCTGTCCTTCCAGGCCAAGGACCACAAGGCACCGGCCTTCCTGGCGATGAACCCGCGCGGCAAGGT encodes:
- the rpsU gene encoding 30S ribosomal protein S21, translating into MQVFVRDNDVNGALRVLKKKMQREGVFREMKQRRAYEKPSERAAREKAEGVRRRRKALRKRLEREGY
- a CDS encoding glutathione S-transferase family protein, with the protein product MLTLWGNLDSGNVYKVRLLWSWLGLAHRRVDVAQTRGEPSTAAFRVLNPIGKVPAVQLEDGRLLAESGAILQFFANGTRYWPDAAWDQAEVLRWMFFEQYSHEPYIAVNRYLLAYAPSRDAFDDERVRRNHPRGVQALAVMEERLGRARWLVGDAPTIADIALYAYTHVAAEGGFSLDGMPGIARWMARLEALPGHIGLLQESAVEVVGFSA
- a CDS encoding fatty acid desaturase; amino-acid sequence: MDAATKAGTHPALDLQPFRAPVLRRSLAQVATSFGGFLLLLAAMYWLAGAYPAAWPILLLLAVPTAGFLVRIFIIQHDCGHGAFFRSRRANDWLGAVCGLCTMTPYRMWRRQHAGHHAVWNNLDRRDSGLDIYSSCLTVDEYARLGPRARRNHRLLRHPLVANLLLPPIVFLVLYRLPFDAPADWRAERRGVHATNLALLAVLGAAGMAFGFGRVALVHLPVMVVASIVGVWLFSVQHRFERTLWARGRDWTARDAAVAGSSFLRLPMVLRWFTANIGFHHVHHLNPRIPNYRLRACHEANPALHGVATLSLRDGLGAWRYALWDEAAGRMVPFAAVRPAPVMPAAGG
- a CDS encoding acetyl/propionyl/methylcrotonyl-CoA carboxylase subunit alpha, encoding MFRSVLVANRGEIACRVMATARRMGLRTIAVYSEADRNALHVRVADEAWPIGPAPARDSYLSIPALVAAIRASGAEAVHPGYGFLSENADFAEAVAAAGAVFVGPPPGAIRAMGSKSAAKALMEAAGVPVVPGYHGSDQSLAVIAAAAEDIGYPILVKASAGGGGRGMRVVERPDDLAVAIEGAAREAASAFGDGRLLIEKYLTRPRHIEMQVFADGHGAAIHLFERDCSIQRRHQKVIEEAPAPGMTAERRQAMGAAATAAARAIGYRGAGTVEFIAEGEQFWFMEMNTRLQVEHPVTEMITGLDLVEWQLRVAAGEPLPLGQADLAIHGHAVEARLYAEDPAHDFRPATGRLAHLRLPVAGEGVRVDAGVAAGDAVSVHYDAMIAKIVAHGRDRGEAIRRLGAALAATEIAGVTTNRDFLVRLVGHPAFAAAELDTGFIARHAGDLLPASDPPAREEVAAAVLHVLLSEQAAAAADPSPWAMRDGWRIGERARRRILLQDGDERVAVDVVYREDGWRLEIGGQGGEATATRGLDGRLAITLDGRRLSRSVVATGDQLHVFGPAGSRRFVVIDPLAPPAAAEAGTGRLTAPMPGRVTRLLVAAGDAVARGQALLVLEAMKMEHTIRAPADGVVGRLRYGEGDLVDEGAELVELAAPDSATDASNGGGAC
- a CDS encoding enoyl-CoA hydratase/isomerase family protein, with product MAGTVLVSVSGHVARVTLNRPEVHNAFDDRLIAELTGIFERLAADPAVRAVLLCANGRSFSAGADLNWMKRTAGYSEAQNLGDARALARMLRTLDGLPQPTVALVQGPAYGGGVGLVACCDIAVAVPEAAFSLSEVRLGLLPAAISPYVVAAIGARQARRYFLTAERFDAGEARRIGLVHEIAAREELEATGRRLLESLAQGGTLAQAASKRLIARVAGAPVDDALVEDTAGRIAGLRAGEEGREGVAAFLEKRRPSWRPA
- a CDS encoding hydroxymethylglutaryl-CoA lyase encodes the protein MMLPKSVRMVEVGPRDGLQNEAQPVPAAVKIALIDALADAGLAVVESGSFVSPKWVPQMADTAMVLAGIQRRPGVSYPVLVPNIKGLEEAFKSGVEEVAIFAAASESFAQRNTNCSIDESFARFAPVAERALAAGLRVRGYISCVVACPYEGPVAPADVAMVADRLAALGCYEVSLGDTIGVGTPAQVLAMLDAVAPLVPVDRLAVHFHDTYGQALANILASLERGVAVVDSSVAGLGGCPYAKGATGNVASEDVLYLLNGLGISTGVDIDRLAAAGDRISAHLGRPSGSRVARALASKRH
- a CDS encoding SLC13 family permease — encoded protein: MHAGALAFFTIGLWATGAMPEHVTALLFMTLAVLLKVAPPGVAFAGFEATAMWLVFGGLIIGTVMQRTGLGERLAVAILPLFGASYTRALAGVAAVAVALAFVMPSTMGRIILLMPVILALADRMGFVEGRPGRTGMAVTLAITSFMVPCTILPANVPNMVLVGAAEALHGVTLTYGQYLKLHFPITGLLKAVCIVLAVRMLFRDRPVAPAPLPGRGPMSLDEKKLSVILAVALGFWVTDFLHGINAGWIGMAAGVACLLPGINLLPAPAFAKEVNFASTLYVAGILGLGTMVAQSGVGALVSGGLLSILPLQPGADFTNFVSLSASAALLALATTFPGVPAVMTPLATDLAAASGLPLLTVLMTQVIGFSTVILPYQAPPIVVALQLGRVRMGQAARVSLAVLVPTILLLVPLNYLWWRFLGYFPGP
- a CDS encoding DUF1489 family protein, translated to MAATLHLMKLSVGSDDVADLAGFQARRLAAHGAVWHVTRSTPKRADELLEGGSIYWSIRGRLQARQRLIGFETDSDEQERPRCRIMLDPELVPTAPRSIRPFQGWRYLPAADAPPDMTGNGPGQGDSLPPELVEELRRLGLW